Proteins encoded by one window of Streptomyces sp. LX-29:
- a CDS encoding F0F1 ATP synthase subunit C, whose protein sequence is MSALQTLAAVNIQGNLGAIGYGLAAIGPGVGIGIIFGNGTQAMARQPEAAGLIRANQILGFVFCEALALIGLVMPFVYPVD, encoded by the coding sequence ATGTCCGCTCTCCAGACCCTCGCCGCAGTCAACATCCAGGGCAACCTCGGTGCCATCGGCTACGGCCTTGCGGCGATCGGCCCCGGCGTCGGCATCGGCATCATCTTCGGTAACGGCACCCAGGCCATGGCCCGCCAGCCCGAGGCCGCCGGTCTGATCCGCGCCAACCAGATCCTCGGCTTCGTCTTCTGTGAGGCGCTCGCCCTGATCGGTCTGGTCATGCCGTTCGTCTACCCGGTCGACTGA
- the atpB gene encoding F0F1 ATP synthase subunit A — protein MSSDQTLAFETDCHIFDGCGFPAPGLHSFTFDPIFTVGGFEFNKPMLLALLGTIVVVGFFWAAFGRAKVVPGKLQMVGEAGYDFVRRGIVYEALGKKEGDKYVPLMVSLFFFVWILNLWSIIPVAQFPVSSIIAYPVALAAIVYILWMSVTFKRHGFVGGLKNITGYDKSLGGVLPLVMALEFLSNVFVRPFTHAVRLFANMFAGHVLLLIFTIASWYLLNGIGIAYAGVSFVLVILLTALELFIQALQAYVFVLLACSYLQGALAEHH, from the coding sequence GTGAGTTCTGACCAGACGCTCGCCTTCGAGACCGATTGCCACATCTTCGATGGGTGCGGCTTCCCGGCCCCAGGGCTTCACTCGTTCACGTTCGACCCGATCTTCACCGTCGGCGGCTTCGAGTTCAACAAGCCGATGCTGCTCGCGCTGCTGGGCACGATCGTCGTCGTCGGGTTCTTCTGGGCGGCCTTCGGCCGCGCCAAGGTGGTGCCGGGCAAGCTGCAGATGGTCGGTGAGGCGGGCTACGACTTCGTGCGCCGCGGCATCGTCTACGAGGCCCTGGGCAAGAAGGAGGGCGACAAGTACGTCCCCCTCATGGTCTCGCTGTTCTTCTTCGTATGGATCCTGAACCTCTGGTCCATCATCCCGGTCGCGCAGTTCCCGGTGTCCTCGATCATCGCCTACCCGGTGGCGCTCGCCGCGATCGTCTACATCCTGTGGATGAGCGTGACCTTCAAGCGCCACGGCTTCGTCGGCGGCCTGAAGAACATCACCGGGTACGACAAGTCGCTGGGCGGCGTGCTGCCGCTGGTCATGGCGCTCGAGTTCCTCTCCAACGTGTTCGTGCGGCCGTTCACCCACGCGGTCCGGCTCTTCGCCAACATGTTCGCAGGCCACGTCCTGCTGCTGATCTTCACCATCGCCAGCTGGTACCTGCTCAACGGGATCGGCATCGCGTACGCCGGCGTCTCGTTCGTCCTGGTGATCCTGCTGACCGCGCTGGAGCTGTTCATCCAGGCCCTGCAGGCGTACGTCTTCGTCCTCCTGGCCTGCAGCTACCTCCAGGGCGCGCTCGCCGAGCACCACTGA
- a CDS encoding MraY family glycosyltransferase, giving the protein MGQPVREYLLTLCVTAAVTYLLTGPVRKFAIAAGAMPEIRARDVHREPTPRLGGIAMFGGLCAGLLVAAHLTNLNEVFELSNEPRALLSGAGLIWLLGVLDDKWGVDALIKLGGQMIAAGVMVLQGLTILWLPVPGIGTVSLTPMQGTLLTVALVVITINAVNFVDGLDGLASGMVCIAAAAFFMYAYRIWFGYGLESAAPATLFAAILMGMCLGFLPHNMHPARIFMGDSGSMLIGLVLAAGAISITGQVDPDAMKLYYDGSERAAVHATVPVYIPLLLPLTVIAVPVADLILAIVRRTWRGQSPFAADRGHLHHRLLEIGHSHSRAVLIMYFWSALIAFGAVAFSVNSTSMWIVLTIVMLSAVGLVLLLLPRFTPRAPRWAERFVPPRYRRSARSAAVEVESAPIVTEPEASSEASERTPVPAGAHGATAVGDRSRFSHGPKIGA; this is encoded by the coding sequence CTGGGGCAGCCTGTGCGTGAATACCTGCTGACTCTGTGCGTCACGGCCGCGGTCACCTACCTGCTGACCGGGCCGGTTCGGAAGTTCGCCATCGCCGCCGGCGCGATGCCGGAGATCCGCGCCCGTGACGTGCACCGCGAGCCGACGCCGCGGCTGGGCGGGATCGCCATGTTCGGCGGGTTGTGCGCGGGCCTGCTGGTCGCCGCGCATCTGACCAACCTCAACGAGGTCTTCGAGCTGTCCAACGAGCCGCGCGCGCTGCTCTCCGGCGCCGGGCTGATCTGGCTGCTGGGCGTGCTGGACGACAAGTGGGGCGTGGACGCGCTGATCAAGCTCGGCGGTCAGATGATCGCCGCGGGCGTGATGGTGCTCCAGGGTCTGACCATCCTCTGGCTTCCGGTGCCCGGCATCGGCACCGTCTCGCTCACCCCCATGCAGGGCACCCTGCTGACGGTGGCGCTGGTGGTCATCACCATCAACGCGGTCAACTTCGTGGACGGCCTGGACGGCTTGGCCTCCGGAATGGTGTGCATCGCCGCCGCCGCGTTCTTCATGTACGCCTACCGGATCTGGTTCGGCTACGGCCTGGAGTCGGCCGCCCCGGCGACGCTGTTCGCCGCCATCCTCATGGGCATGTGCCTGGGCTTCCTGCCGCACAACATGCACCCCGCGCGGATCTTCATGGGCGACTCCGGGTCGATGCTGATCGGCCTGGTGCTGGCCGCGGGCGCCATCTCCATCACCGGCCAGGTGGACCCGGACGCGATGAAGCTGTACTACGACGGCTCGGAGCGCGCCGCCGTGCACGCCACCGTCCCGGTCTACATCCCGCTGCTGCTGCCGCTCACCGTGATCGCGGTGCCGGTCGCCGACCTGATCCTGGCGATCGTGCGGCGCACCTGGCGCGGGCAGTCGCCGTTCGCGGCGGACCGCGGCCATCTGCACCACCGACTGCTGGAGATCGGCCACTCGCACAGCCGGGCCGTGCTGATCATGTACTTCTGGTCGGCGCTGATCGCCTTCGGCGCGGTGGCCTTCTCGGTGAACTCCACCAGCATGTGGATCGTGCTGACGATCGTGATGCTCAGCGCGGTGGGGCTGGTCCTGCTGCTGCTGCCGCGGTTCACCCCGCGGGCGCCACGCTGGGCCGAGCGGTTCGTGCCGCCGCGGTACCGCCGGTCCGCCCGGAGCGCGGCCGTCGAGGTCGAGTCGGCGCCCATCGTTACCGAACCGGAAGCGTCGTCCGAGGCGTCGGAGCGGACGCCGGTGCCGGCCGGCGCGCACGGGGCCACCGCCGTCGGGGACCGCTCGCGGTTCTCGCACGGGCCCAAGATCGGTGCCTGA
- the glyA gene encoding serine hydroxymethyltransferase, translated as MAVTPAPARGGTGRLSWVPDLDVLRRVDPEVADVLLGEAQRQRSGLQLIAAENFTSPAVLTALGSPLVNKYAEGYPGARYHGGCEVVDLAERIAVERAQGLFGAPHANVQPHSGSSAVLAAYAALLRPGDTVLAMGLPHGGHLTHGSPANFSGRWFDFVGYGVDPVTGLIDYDRLRRLARKHRPKAIVCGSISYPRHPDYAAFRDIADEVGAYLIADAAHPIGLVAGGAAPNPVPYADVVCATTHKVLRGPRGGFLLCGAELADRMDRAVFPFTQGGAQMHTVAAKAVAFGEAATAGYAAYVHQVVANARALAEALADEGLAITTGGTDTHLITADTAPLGVDGHVARGRCAAAGIVLDLCAVPGPEEPGGCAIGIRLGTAAVTTQGMGETEMERIAKLLVAALREGRVREEVAELTSGFPPYPDGPTVAEATV; from the coding sequence ATGGCCGTCACCCCCGCGCCCGCGAGGGGAGGCACCGGCCGCCTCTCCTGGGTGCCCGATCTGGACGTGCTGCGCCGGGTGGACCCCGAGGTCGCGGACGTGCTCCTGGGCGAGGCGCAGCGACAGCGCAGCGGACTCCAGCTGATCGCGGCGGAGAACTTCACCTCACCCGCGGTGCTCACCGCGCTGGGCTCCCCGCTGGTCAACAAGTACGCGGAGGGGTACCCCGGCGCGCGGTACCACGGCGGGTGCGAGGTGGTGGACCTCGCGGAGCGGATCGCGGTGGAGCGCGCCCAGGGGCTGTTCGGCGCCCCGCACGCCAACGTCCAGCCGCACTCCGGCTCTTCGGCGGTGCTCGCCGCCTACGCGGCGCTGCTGCGGCCCGGGGACACGGTGCTGGCGATGGGACTGCCGCACGGCGGCCACCTCACCCACGGCTCGCCGGCCAACTTCTCCGGCCGCTGGTTCGACTTCGTCGGCTACGGCGTCGACCCGGTCACCGGCCTGATCGACTACGACCGGCTGCGCCGGCTGGCCCGCAAGCACCGCCCCAAGGCGATCGTCTGCGGCTCGATCTCCTACCCCCGCCACCCGGACTACGCCGCCTTCCGCGACATCGCCGACGAGGTGGGGGCCTATCTGATCGCCGACGCCGCGCACCCCATCGGCCTGGTGGCCGGCGGCGCGGCGCCCAACCCGGTGCCGTACGCGGACGTGGTGTGCGCCACCACCCACAAGGTGCTGCGCGGCCCGCGGGGCGGGTTCCTGCTCTGCGGCGCGGAGCTCGCCGACCGCATGGACCGCGCCGTCTTCCCCTTCACCCAGGGCGGGGCGCAGATGCACACCGTGGCGGCCAAGGCGGTCGCCTTCGGGGAGGCGGCGACCGCCGGTTACGCCGCGTACGTCCATCAGGTGGTGGCCAACGCCCGGGCGCTGGCCGAGGCGCTCGCCGACGAGGGGCTGGCGATCACCACCGGCGGCACCGACACCCATCTGATCACCGCGGACACCGCACCGCTGGGTGTGGACGGGCACGTGGCCCGCGGCCGCTGCGCCGCGGCCGGCATCGTGCTGGACCTCTGCGCGGTGCCGGGGCCCGAGGAGCCGGGAGGCTGTGCCATCGGCATCCGGTTGGGCACCGCCGCGGTGACCACCCAGGGGATGGGCGAGACCGAGATGGAGCGGATCGCCAAGCTCCTGGTGGCCGCCCTGCGCGAGGGGCGGGTGCGGGAGGAGGTGGCCGAGCTGACGTCCGGGTTCCCGCCGTACCCGGACGGTCCGACCGTCGCGGAGGCAACCGTTTGA
- a CDS encoding protein-tyrosine-phosphatase, translating to MTAPDEGRGIAGPRIDDAFRILHVSTGNVCRSPITERLTRHALTHRLGASAAGGLIVESAGTWGHEGAPMEAHAATVLSDFGADPAGFIGRELLDEHVIRADLVLTATRDHRAQVISMGHSAGLRTFTLKEFNRLVRAIDPATLPDPEDSGGVVARARALVQAAAALRGWLLAPSEEADEVHDPYGAPITYFRSIGDEINQALDPVVTALTGVPAGA from the coding sequence TTGACAGCCCCTGACGAGGGGCGTGGCATAGCGGGACCCCGCATCGACGACGCCTTCCGCATCCTCCACGTCAGCACCGGAAACGTGTGCCGCTCGCCCATCACCGAGCGGCTGACCCGGCATGCCCTCACCCACCGGCTCGGCGCCTCCGCCGCCGGCGGGCTGATCGTGGAGAGCGCCGGCACCTGGGGACACGAGGGCGCGCCCATGGAGGCCCACGCCGCGACCGTGCTCTCCGACTTCGGCGCCGACCCGGCCGGCTTCATCGGCCGCGAACTGCTGGACGAGCACGTCATCCGCGCCGACCTCGTGCTGACCGCCACCCGCGACCACCGCGCCCAGGTCATCTCGATGGGACACTCCGCGGGTCTGCGCACCTTCACGCTCAAGGAGTTCAACCGGCTGGTGCGGGCCATAGACCCCGCCACCCTCCCGGACCCGGAGGACAGCGGCGGTGTCGTGGCGCGCGCCCGCGCCCTGGTGCAGGCCGCCGCCGCGCTGCGCGGCTGGCTGCTCGCCCCGAGCGAGGAGGCGGACGAGGTCCACGACCCCTACGGCGCGCCGATCACGTACTTCCGGTCCATCGGTGACGAGATCAACCAGGCGCTGGACCCCGTGGTCACGGCCCTGACGGGGGTCCCGGCCGGCGCCTGA
- a CDS encoding L-threonylcarbamoyladenylate synthase, with amino-acid sequence MARRYDCSDATDRKTGLREAASAVRRGELVVLPTDTVYGVGADAFNAEAVGDLLEAKGRGRGMPSPVLVGSPNTLHGLVTDFSEQAWELVDAFWPGALTLVAKHQPSLTWDLGETHGTVAVRMPLHPVAIELLTEFGPMAVSSANLTGHPSPQDCDAAQEMLGDSVSVYLDAGPTPAAVPSSIVDVTGKVPVLLRAGALTAEQLREVVPDLEVAN; translated from the coding sequence ATGGCACGGCGTTACGACTGCAGCGACGCGACGGACCGGAAGACCGGTCTGCGCGAGGCCGCGTCCGCCGTCCGCCGGGGCGAGCTGGTCGTGCTGCCCACCGACACCGTCTACGGGGTCGGCGCGGACGCCTTCAACGCCGAAGCCGTCGGCGACCTGCTGGAGGCCAAGGGACGCGGCCGGGGCATGCCCTCGCCGGTCCTGGTCGGCTCCCCGAACACCCTGCACGGTCTGGTCACCGACTTCTCCGAGCAGGCGTGGGAGCTCGTGGACGCCTTCTGGCCCGGCGCGCTGACCCTGGTCGCCAAGCACCAGCCGTCGCTGACCTGGGACCTCGGTGAGACCCACGGCACGGTCGCGGTGCGGATGCCGCTGCACCCGGTCGCCATCGAGCTGCTGACCGAGTTCGGCCCGATGGCCGTCTCCAGCGCCAACCTCACCGGGCACCCGTCCCCGCAGGACTGCGACGCCGCCCAGGAGATGCTCGGCGACTCCGTCTCCGTCTACCTGGACGCCGGGCCGACGCCGGCCGCCGTGCCCTCCTCGATCGTCGACGTCACCGGCAAGGTGCCGGTCCTGCTGCGCGCCGGCGCGCTCACCGCGGAGCAGCTCCGCGAGGTCGTACCCGACCTCGAGGTGGCCAATTGA